CTGCGCGCACTTCTCGGCCTCGTCCGGGTCGTTCTTCTCGTTGCAGGTGAGCACCTTGAGCGGGGCGCCCTTGATGCCGCCGTTGGCGTTGATCCACTTCTCGTACGCCTGGGCGGTGAGCCGGACTCCGGGCTGGGCGCTGCCCTGGGTGTCCTCCGGCGTCCAGACCATCACCTTGACGGGTGTGCCCTTGAGCGAGGAGGTCTCGGCCGAGCTGCCGGACGCCTCTCCCCCACAGCCGGCGGCGAGCAGGGCTCCGGTCACCGCGAGACAGCTCGCTGCGGCGGTTCTGCGTCGGCGTGAGTCGTTCATGGTTCCTCCGCGGGGCTCGTCGTCGAGATGGCGAACAGCATGGGGTGCGTTTTCGGGTTAGTGAAGTACTCTCGGCACAATTATTTAAATGAATGTGCTGTCTGGCCCCTGCTACTGGGAGGTTCCCCGATGGACGACATCCTGCGGTTCGCGCTGCTCGGCCTGGGGCTGGGCGCGCTCTACGCGCTCACCGCGCACGGCATCGTGCTGGTCTACCGGGGCTCCGGCGTCCTGAACTTCGCGCACGGCGCGATCGGGATGACCGGCGCCTACGTCCAGTGGGAGCTCGCCGGCCGGCAGGGCGTGCCGTACTGGCCGGCCACCGCGTGCGGCGTGCTCGCCTCCGCCACGCTGGGCGTGCTCACCCATCTGCTGGTGCTCCGTCCCCTGCGCAGGGCGTCCTCGCTGGCCCGGCTGGTCGGCACCCTGGCGGTGTTCATCGTGCTCACCGCGATCGCCGTCAAGCGCTACGGCGACAGCCTTCAGCTGGTACCGGGCAAGCTGCCCACCCGGCTGCTGACCATCGGCGGCGCGACGGTGACCGAGGACCGCGTCTGGCTGCTCGGCATCGCGGTGGCCGTGACCGCGGCCCTGCATCTCCTCTACAAGCGCACCCTGTTCGGCCTCGGCACCTCCGCGGTCGCGGAGAACGAGGCCACCGCCGCCTCCCTCGGCTGGTCCCCGGATCTGATCGCCACCGGCAACTGGGCGCTGGGCTCGGCGCTCGCGGGACTGACGGGCATCCTGATCGTGCCGGTCATCGGTCTGTCGGTGACCGGGCTGACGACCCTCCTGCTGAGCGCCCTGGCCGCCGCCCTGGTCGGCAGGTTCTCGTCGTTCCCCGCCACCCTCGCGGGCGGTCTGGTCATCGGGGTCGTGCAGTCCGAGCTGACCCGCTTCGGCTCCGACGTCACCGGGCTCGCCTCGTCGGTACCGTTCCTGTTCATCGCCCTGGTCCTGATCGCGCGCGGCCGGGCGCTGCCGCTGCGCGGCACGTTCCTGGAGCGTCTGCCCGCCCTGGGCACCGGCCGGGTGCGCCCCGTGCCGCTGGCTCTCGCCGCCGTGGTCGCGCTGGTGCTGGTGAGCCTGTCGACACCGCTGTGGGCCGACGCGATCACCACCACCCTGACGCTGTCCCTGATCATCCTGTCGATCGTCGTGGTCACCGGGTACGCGGGCCAGGTCTCCCTCGCGGCCTACGCCCTCGCCGGGACCGGCGCCTTCATCGCCGGGCATGCGGCGGCCGACTGGGGATGGCCGTTCGAACTCGCCCTGCTGGTCGGCGTGTTGGGCACGGTGCCGATCGGGCTGCTGTTCGCACTGCCGGCGGTCCGCACGCGCGGCGTCAACCTCGCCATCATCACGCTCGGGCTCGGCACCACGCTGGAGGCGATGGTCTTCCAGAACACCGACCTGTCGACGACCCCCGGCAGCGACGGCATCGCGGTGGGCAAGCAGACCCTGTTCGGCATCAGTATCTCCGGAGTCGACCATCCGCAGCGGTACGCCGCCGTGGTGCTCCTGCTGTTCGTCGCCACCGCGCTCGTGGTCGCCAACGTGCGGCGCAGCCGGACCGGCCGCCGGCTCGTCGCCGTACGGGCGAACGAGCGGGCCGCCGCCGCGCTCGGCATCGACGTCCGCGCGGCCAAGCTCTACGCCTTCGGCCTGTCCGCGGCCATCGCCGCGCTCGCCGGCGTACTCACCGGCTTCCGCTCGACCTCGGTGGTCTTCTCCGACTTCGCCAGCTTCGACTCCATCACCGCGCTCGGGCTCGCGGTCATCGGCGGCGTCGGCTTCCTCGTGGGCCCGCTGTTCGCCGCGACCTTCGCGGCCGGTACGGTCGGGGCCCGGTTCGGCGACCTGGTGCTGCCCGGTCTGAGCGAGTGGATGCCGCTGATCGGCGGGATCATCCTGGTGCTGACCCTGGTGGGCAACCAGGACGGCATCGCCAAGGAACTCGGCGGCCGGGCGGCGGGCGTCCGGCGCAGGCTGTCCCCGAGGCGGGCACCGATGGTCCGGCAGGAGGCGTCGGCCGCCGTCGCGGACGTGCCCCGCGCCGCGCCCCTCCCGCTCCAGGTACGTGACCTCACCGTCCGCTACGGCGGTGTCGTCGCCGTCGACGGGCTCTCGCTGGACGTGGAGCCGGGCCGGATCGTCGGGCTCATCGGCCCCAACGGCGCCGGCAAGACCTCCGCCATCGACGCCGTCACCGGCTTCACCCGGGCCGCGTCCGGCACCGTGCGCCTCGGCGACCGGGACGCGACCCGCCTCCCGGTGCACCGGCGGGCGGCGGCCGGGCTGAGCCGGTCCTTCCAGTCGCTGGAGCTGTTCGAGGACATGACCGTCCTGGACAACCTGTACGCGGCCTGCGACCGGCCCGGCCGATGGGCGTACCTCACCGACCTGGTCCGGCCAGGCAGCCGCCCGCTCCCCTCCCATGTGCTCGTCGCGGTGCGGGAGTTCGGCCTCCAGGACAGTCTGGACCGGCCGGTGGGCGACCTGTCGTACGGCGAGCGGCGGCTGCTGGCCATCGCCCGCGCGGTGGCGGCCTCGCCGTCCGTGCTGCTCCTCGACGAACCGGCCGCGGGGCTGTCGGACGACGAGACGCGGGAACTGGCCCGGCTGGTGCGGCGGCTGGCCGAGGACTGGGGCATGGGAGTGCTGCTGGTCGAGCACGACGTCGACATGGTCATGAGCGTCTGCGACCAGGTCGTCGTCCTGGACTTCGGACGCCGGATCTGCGCCGGACCGCCGGAGGAGGTGCGCCGCGATCCGGCGGTCCGGGCCGCCTACCTGGGCGACCTGGAACCGGAGGCGCTGTCCTGACCGCGGTTCACGCGTCGCGGAGGTCCGCCACATACGGCTGGTGGGACAGCAGTCCGCCGTCCACGCGCAGGGTGTGCCCGGTGATGAACGCCGACTCGTCGGAAGCGAGGAAGACGACCGCCGACGCGACGTCCTCCGGGCGCCCCAGCCGCGGTGTGAGGTGATGACGCAGCATCGCCTCCCGGATCGCCCCGTGCGCCGAACCGGCGCTGGCCGGCGTGACGATGAAGCCCGGCGCGATGGCGTTGCACCGGATTCCCTGCTTGCCGTACTGGGTGGCGACGTACTGCGTGAGGTTGACGAGGGCGGCCTTCGAGGCGCCGTACGCGGGGTTGCGCAGGTCGCCCGCGAGGCCCGCCCCCGACGAGGTGTTGACGATCGAGCCGCCGCCCCGGGCGATCATGTGGGGGACGGCGGCCTGGATGGCGACCATCGTCCCGCGGAGGTTGATCCGCATCGTGTCGTCCCAGACCCCCGGATCGGCCTCCACGACGGCGAGGTCCCGGCGAGCGGCCAGGTGCGTGGCCGCCGCGTTGTTGTGCAGGACGTCGAGGCCGCCGTACGTCTCGAACGCGGCGGCCACCATGGCCCGTACGCTCTCGACGTCACCGAGGTCGACGGGGACGGCCGTCGCGGTGCCCCCGGCGGCGCGGATGTCCTGCGTCACCGCCTCGGCGCCGTCGAGGTTCAGGTCGGCGACCACCGTGTGCGCGCCCTCGGCCGCCAGGCGACGCGCGGTGGCCGCGCCGATGCCGGACGCGGCCCCGGTGACCACGGCCACCTTGTCTTCGAGTCGTCCCATGGCCGAACCGCCTTTCTCAGTCGGTGAGTTCGCTGCCGACGACGGAGACGAACGAGACGCATTCACCGGGTCCGCCGCCGAGGTTGTGCGTCAGGGCGAGCGAACGCCCCTCGGCCACGGACCTGACCGTCCGCTCGGGCGGTGCCTCGCCCCGCAGTTGCAGCCAGGCCTCGAACATCATGCGCAGTCCCGATGCGCCGATGGGGTGGCCGAAGGCCTTCAGGCCGCCGTCCGGGTTGACCGGCAGCGGGCCGTCCAGGTCGAAGACGCCGCTGGTGACGTCCTGCCAGGCCTGCCCGCGTTCGGAGAAGCCCAGGTCCTCCATGAGCACCAGCTCCGTGGGCGTGAAGCAGTCGTGGACCTCGGCGAGGGCGAGCTCGGCGCGTGGGTCGGTGATGCCCGCCTGCCGGTAGGCCTCCCGCGCGGAGGCGACGACCTCGGGGAAGGTGGTGAAGTCGTACGCCGGGTCGAGGAGCCCGTCCGCGGGGCCGGCGACGAAGGAGAGCGCCTTCACGTAGACCGGCCGGTCCGTGTACTTGTGGGCGTCCTCGGCCCGTACGACGATCGCCGCGGCCGAGCCGTCCGAGACGCCCGAGCAGTCGAACACGCCGAGCATGCCGGCGACGATCGGGGCCGACCGGATGCGCTCCGGCGGGACCTCCTTGCGGAACTGGGCGCGGGGGTTGCGGGCCCCGTTGACATGGTTCTTCCAGGCGATGCGGGTGATGACGTCCTTCAGCTCGTCCTGGGCCAGTCCGTACTTGGCGGCGTAGGCGGGGGCGAGGAGGGAGAAGTTCGCCGGCGCGGTGATCTCGCCGCGGCTGTCGTCGCCGGCACCCGGGATGACGGTGCCGGACAGCCCGGACATGCCGGAGTCCTTGAGTTTCTCCACGCCGACCGCCATGGCCATGTCGTACGCGCCGGACGCGACCGCGTAGCAGGCGTTGCGCAGGGCCTCGGAGCCGGTGGCGCACATGTTCTCCACGCGGGTGACCGGCTTGTGGGGCAGGTGGAGCGCCCGGCTCAGGGTCAGCCCGGACACGCCGGAGGCCTGGGTGCCGAACCAGTACGCGTCGATGTCGTCGAGCGTGATGCCGGCCGAGGTCACCGCCTCGCCCACGGCATCGATCAGGAGGTCGTCCGCCGATCGGGTCCAGTGCTCGCCGAAGGGCGTGCAGCCCATGCCGACGATCGCGACCCGGTCCCGGATTCCGTGTGAGCTCATCCGCGTGCCTCCCCAGTCCCGCCCGCGCGCACCGGCCGGGCCTTCCAGAAGTAGTTGTGGACGCCGGCGGCGGTGACGGTACGCCGGAACGTCATCTCCACCCGGGCGCCGATGACGGCGTCGGCCTCGGTGGCGTCGGTGAGCTGGCAGCGGAACCGGCCGCCGTCGTCGTAGTCGACGACCACGACGAGCATCGGCGGACTCGGGGTGTGGGCCAGCCGGTCGACGGTGAACGTGGCGACCGTGCCGCGCACCTGCTCCATCGGCTCGGCGGTCATGGCGTCGACACTCCGGCAGGAGGTGCACACCCGGTCCGGCGGCAGATGCCGGGCACCGCACTTCTCGCAGCGGGAGGCGACGAAACCGTACTTCCAGCCGGAGCGGCGGTGCGCGGGCGGCGCGCAGGGGGGTTCGGGGTCCGGCCGGCGGGGTGGTTCGCGGTCGAGGAGGCCGCGCCAGGAGAGGTAGGTGGCGTACGGCATGGGGGCGCCGCCCGCGGCGATCTGGGCGGCGACGGGGCGGGCGCCGCGATGGGCGGGCAGCGCGTCGGTGGTGCGCAGCAGCAGGACTCCGGCGCCGTCGCCGAGCACCACGAGCGCGATGGTCTCGCCGGGCCGGGCCCGGTCGAGGACGTCGGCGAGGAGCAGACCGGGCTGGGCGGTGCCGGCGTTGCCGATCGTCCCGGTGAGGTCCGGGGTCACCGCCTCGGGCGCCACGCCCGCCGTGCGCCGTACCGACGCGCACGCGCGCGCATGCAGGCCGGAGACGACGAAGTGGTCGATCGCCTCCCGTTCCAGACCCGCCTGCTCGAGGGCGCCGCTCAGCGCCTTGTCCGCGAGGGACACGTAGATCTCCTCGGCGAAGCGTTCCTCCCAGACCCGGGAGGCGGGCGCGCCCGGCAGCCGCCAGCGGTCGAGGATCTCGTCGCTGACCGTGTCGTGGGCGAGCAACTCCGCCAGGACGGGGGCGCCGTTGCGGTGTCCGCCGAAGACGAACGCCGCGGCGCCGTCGCCGCCGGCGACCTCGTCGCCGCCGCCCGGCAGACCGGTGCGCAGATCGGACAGGACCGTCAGGGTCGCCACCGGGGAACGGGCCGCCGTCACCAGGGCGGCGAGGCCGGAGCGGACCGAACCCGCCATGTCGGCGGCGAGCACGTGCTCGTCCAGGCCGAGCGCGGCGTGCACGGCGGTCGCGTTCGTCTTGTCCAGGTAGGCGGGGGCGGCGGTGGCGAGGAAGAGCTGGCCGATGCGGGGGCGCAGTCCGTCGCGGGCGAGGGCGCCGCGGGCCGCCTCGACGGCCATGGACGTGGTGTCCTCGTCGTAGCCCGCGACCGCGCGGGTCCCCTTGCCCGCCCCCGTGCCCAGGACGGCGGCTACATCCGTCCGCGCGAGACGGTGGTACGGCACGTAGGCGCCGTATGCGATCAGTCCGGCCATGTCAGCGTCCTCCATGAGCGTTGGTTGCGTCCGTCGGCCGCGCGAAGACCGCGGCCAGGCCCTGGCCACCGCCGAGACACATGGTCTCCAGGCCGTATCGGGCCTGGCGGCGGTCGAGTTCGCGCAGCAGGGTGGCGAGGATGCGGCCGCCGGTGGCGCCGACGGGGTGGCCCAGCGAGATGCCGGAGCCGTTGACGTTGAACCGCTGGAAGTCGGTCTCGGTCAGGCCCCATGCGCGGGTGCAGGCCAGTACCTGGGCGGCGAAGGCCTCGTTGAGTTCGATCAGGTCGATGTCGGCGAGTTTCAGTCCGGCCCGTTCCAGGGCCCTGGCGGTGGCGGGCACCGGCCCGATGCCCATCGTCTGCGGCGGTACGCCGACGACGGCCCAGGAGACCAGACGGCCCAGCGGGCGCAGGCCGAGTTCGGAGGCCCGCTCGGGGTGGGTCACGACGCAGAGCGCGGCTCCGTCGTTCTGCCCGCTGGCGTTGCCGGCCGTGACGGTCGCCTCCGGGTCCTGGCGGCCGAGGACGGGCCGGAGCCCCGCGAGTTTCTCCAACGAGGAGTCGGGGCGCGGGTGCTCATCGGTGTCGACGACCGTCTCGCCCTTCCGCGTGCGTACCGTGACGGGCACGATCTCGTCGGCGAACCGGCCCTTCCGCTGGGCCGCGACGGCCTTCTCGTGTGAGCGCAGGGCGAGTCGGTCCTGCTCCTCGCGGGGGATGGCGTACGCACGGCGGAGGTTCTCGGCGGTCTCCAGCATGCCGCCCGGAACGGGGTGGTTGACGCCCCCGGAGGTGACCCGGCCGCGGGCCAGCCGGTCGTGCAGCGTGGTGCCCGCGCCGCGCACGCCCCAGCGGAGGTCGGTGCTGTAGAACTCGGCCCGGCTCATGGACTCGACGCCCCCGGCCAGGACGAGATCGCTCGCGCCGGTCTGCACCTGCATCGCCGCGGTGATGATCGCCTGGAGTCCGGAGCCGCACCGGCGGTCGATCTGGAGGCCCGGCACCTCCACCGGGAGGCCCGCGTCCAGGGCGGCCACGCGGCCGATGGCGGGAGCCTCGCCGTTGGGGTAGCACTGGCCCAGCAGGACGTCGTCCACGGCGGCGGGCGGTATGCCGGTGCGCTCCAGCACGGCCCGTACGACCGTGGCCGCGAGCTCGGCCGCGGTCACGTCGCGGAAGACGCCGCCGTAGCCGCCGACGGGGGTGCGCACGGGTTCGCAGATCACCGCGTCACGCAGGAGAGCGGGCATCAGGCATGCCTTTCATGAGTGATCACATGTACCGGCCGCCGGTCACCTCGACCACGGCTCCGGTGACGTAACTCGCCAGGTCGGAGGCGAGGAAGAGGACGACCTGGGCGACCTCGGCGGGTTCGCCCGCGCGGCCCAGGGGGATCTCGGCGAGCTTGGCGTCCCAGGCGGCCTCGGGCATCGCCTCGGTCATGGCGGTGCGGATCAGACCGGGCTGCACGGCGTTGACGCGGATGCCCGCCTTCGCGAGCTCCTTGGCGGAGGCCTTGGTGAGGCCGACGAGTCCGGCCTTGGCCGCGCTGTAGTTCGTCTGGCCGAAGTTGCCCACCTTGCCGGCGATGGAGGAGATGTTGACGATGCTGCCGCCCCGGCCGTGCGCGCGCATGGCCTCGGCGGCGTACCGGGTGCCGTTCCAGGCGCCGGTCAGGTGCACGTCGACAACGGCGCGGAAGTCGGCCAGGGCCATCTTGCGCAGGGTCGCGTCCCGGGTGATCCCGGCGTTGTTCACCATGACGTCGACCGGTCCGAAGGTGTCGGTGCAGTGGGCGACCAGGGCGGCGACCTCGTCCTCGTCGGTGACGTCGCAGCGCAGCGAGGTGGCGGCCACACCGCGCTCGGCCAGGCGTTCGGCGGCCCGCGCGGCGGCCTCTTCGTGGATGTCACCGAGGACGACGGCCGCGCCCTCGGCGCCGAGGACCGCGGCGATCTCCAGGCCGATGCCCTGTGCGCCGCCGGTGATCACCGCGTTCCGGCCGTCCAGCAGTCCCATGTCAGCCCGCTTCCGACTCGCCGCTATTCCCCTTAAATAGATAACCTATTATGCTGAAACAATCAATACAGCGATGAGCTGTGCCAGCGGGGCCGGACGAGGAGACAGACCAGGTGGACATCCGCTATCCCCCGGAGACCGAGACGTTCCGCACCGAGGTCAGGGCGTTCCTCACCGAGACACTGCCGGCGGACTGGAAGGGCATCGGCGCCCTCGACGAGGGCCCGGCCCGGGACTTCGCCCGCGACTGGCGCCGACGGCTCGCCGAGCGCCGGTACCTCTCCCTCACCTGGCCCGAGCGGTACGGCGGCCGGGGCCTGTCCAAGCTCCACCAGGTCGTCCTGATGGAGGAGCTCGCCCTGGCCGGTGTGCCGTTCGGGCTGCCGCAGGACACCTTCGGCGTGAAGATGCTGGCGAACACGCTGCTGCGCTGGGGCACGGAGGAGCAGAAGGCGCACTTCCTCCCCCGCATCCTCAGCGGCGAGGACACCTGGTGCCAGGGGTACTCGGAGCCGGACGCGGGCTCGGACCTGGCTTCGCTGCGCACCCGAGCGGTCCTGGACAAGGGGGGTGCGGGGAGCGAGGGGGGCGAGTGGGTGATCGACGGTCAGAAGGTGTGGACGTCCGGCGCCCATCACAGCGACTGGATCTTCGTCCTCGCCCGCACGAACCAGGACGTCTCGCCGCACCGTGGCATCTCCTTCCTTCTCGTCCCGCTCGGTCGGCCCGGGGTCGAGGTGCGGCCCTTCCGCATGATGAGCGGGCAGCTGCACTTCAACGAGGTCTTCTTCACCGGCGCCCGCACCCGTGCCGATCTCGTCGTCGGCGGCGTCGACAACGGCTGGGCGGTCGCCCAGAGCCTGCTGGGAGTGGAGCGCGGGGAGGAGGCGGCGACCAACCCGATCCTGTTCAAGGCCGAGGTCGAACGTCTCGTCGAGCTGGCTCGCCTGCACGGCAAGGACCGGGATCCCGTGATCCGGCAGCGGATCGCCTGGTGCTGGTCCAAGGTCGAGATCATGCGCTACCTCGGCTACCGGATCCTGACCGGCTGGCTCAAGGGCGCCGATCCGGGCCCCGAGTCGTCGATCGCGAAGCTGTACTGGAGCGAGTACCACACCGCGGTCACCGATCTGGCGATGGACATCATGGGTCTGCACGGCCAGGTGCCGGTCGGCCGGCCACCGCTGCGCACCTACCGCGCCGACGACCCCGGCGCCGCGAACTCGTCGGCGTCCTGGTCGACGACCTATCTGATCGCCCGCTCCGGAACCATCTACGCGGGTACCTCGCAGGTGCAGCGGAACATCCTCGCGGAGAAGGTGCTGGGGCTGCCGCGCGAGCCGCGGGTCACGAGTCCGTAGGCGGTTCGAAGGTGCTGAGCTCCGGGACCGGGCGCGGGCCGGTCCCCGGGAGCCAGCCCGCGTCGAGCTTGCGCAGGCCGACGCCGTCCGGCGCCCAGATGTGGCAGCTGTTCAGCACCCCGGCCGTGGAGCGCGGGCCATGGGCGGGCTCACCCGCGTCACGCCGCCGCGCGTTGGCGGCCATGGCCGCCTGCACGACCGCCGGGCCGAGCACCCGGGTGAGCTCGTAGAGGTGGGAGCAGCCGGATACCCCGCGAAACCGCTCCTGGATCGCCCGGTTGTACCCGGCGGCGACACTGCGCCCGACCAGGCCGTCGAAGACCGGGGTGACGAGCGGGCACTCGGCGTGCGGAAAGGTCCGCATGTCCGCGTCGGCGGCCACGACGACCATGTCCGCGAGCCGGACACGCACCGTGAGCGTCATCCGGTGCACGACGGCGGCCGACGGCTCCGCCCATGGCCGCTCGTCGCGCAGCTCCGCGGCCACCGAGATCTCGTCGCCGCCCTCCTCCTCGTAGGAGGTGACGGCGATGGTACGGCGGTGCAGCGGGGATTCGGCCCGGGTCATGACGCGGTCTCCGGCTCCGACCGGGACGCGGAGCCGCCGGGGACCGCCGCGGTCTCCCCCAGCCCCGCGAACTCCGGTGGCCGGCGCTCGATGAAGCTGAGGACGCCCTCGCGGTAGTCCGGGGCGCGCTTCGCCGTGGCCAGCAGCGCGGCCGCACGGTCGCGGCTGCCGGTGAAGGTCCGCGCCTGGTCGTCGGCGAGCTGCCGCTTGATGAGCGACATCGCGTACGGGCTGGCCGAGCGGGCCAGTTCGGTCGCGTACGCGAGTGCGGCCGGCAGCAGGTCCTCCGGTTCGGCCAGGCGGTTGACCAGGCCCATCGCCAGAGCCTCCGTCCCGGTGATCCGGCGTGAGGACAGCAGCAGATCGGCGGCGTTGCCGTAGCCGACCAGCCGGGGCAGGAGCCAGGACACGCCGTCCTCGGCCACCAGCCCGCGGGCACTGAAGGCGGCGGCGAACTTGGCGTGCGGCACGGCGAACCGGACGTCGCACATGAGCGCCTGATTGAACCCGATGCCCGCGCAGGCGCCGTTGACGGCCGCGACGACGGGCTTCGGGAAGGACATGGGGCGGGTGCGCGGAGGCAGCTGCTCCGTGGGCCACGGACGGGCGCCGGACGACGCCCCGTCCAGCACGCTCATGTCCATCCCCGGGCAGAAACCGCGTCCGGCGCCGGTGAGCACCACGGCCCGAACCCCCGGATCCGCCTCCGCACGGTCGAACAGCTCGTTGTAGAGCAGCTCCATCTCCAGCGTCCAGGCGTTGTGCCGGTCGGGCCGGTTGAGGGTGAGGAGCATGACCCCGTCGTCGGTGTACTCGGTGAGGATCACCGGGGTCGGATTCTCGGTCATCGAGGTCACTCCCACGGGCCCGTCGGCCTTGCGGCCGGCTCAGCTTATAGCTAGATGAATCATCTATATACCACCGGCAGCCCGGGCGCCAGATCGGGCCCGGACCGGCTGCCGCGAACAGAGGATCACCCATCCCTTGACCTGGTACCCTCGATGCACTAAGACGATTCATTTTGCTATATGAGGAGAGCCCACCGTGGCCGAGGCAGCCCGCGCAGCAGTACCGGCGACCGTGCCCGCCCCCTCCCGCAACCGGGTCGGACGCCAGGTCCGAGTGCCGAAGACCGCCGAACTGGTCGCCGCGCACCTGCGCCGCCAGATCGTGCGGGGCGAACTGAAGCCCGGCGACGCGCTGCCGCCGGAGTCGGGACTGATGGAGCAGTTCGGCATCTCGCGGCCGACGCTGCGCGAGGCGTTCAGGGTCCTGGAGTCGGAGTCCCTGATCACGGTGCGCCGCGGCGCCCACGGCGGCGCCCGGGTGAGCGCGCCCGACGCGGAGGTCGCCGCCCGCTTCGCCGGCCTGATCCTCGAGTACCGCGGCGCCACGCTGGGTGACATCTACCGTGCGGCGGCCCTCATCGAGCCGCCCTGCGCCCGCCAACTCGCCCTCAAGCACACGGCGGACGACATCGAGCGGCTGCGTGCCGCGCTGGCGGCCGAGAAGGCCGTACTGGACGACGCGCTCGACCTGGTGGACGCACAGGACGCCTTCCATGCCCTGCTGATCGAGCTCACCGGCAACCAGACGCTCATCCTGCTGTGCAGCATGCTGCGCAACATCATCGACCGGGCCAATGCCTCCTACACCGCGGGCGCCGCCGACGCCGACGCCCAGAAGGCGCAGGCCCTCAAGGGACACCGGGCCCATGTGCGGCTGGTCGGCCTGATCGAGTCCGGCAAGGCCGACGAGGCCGAGAAGCTCTGGCAGCGGCACATCTCCAGCGCCGACGACGTCGTGAACGCGGCCGGACCGAAGACGGTGCTCGAGCTCCTCGACTGAGCCCCGGCGACAAGCCGCCCTCACTCACCCCCGGCGACCCCTTGCGCTCTATAAACAGTTAGATAATTATAGAAGGCGTACTGAATAGCTCCTGGGGTCCGGAGGCGACGGCCATGGCCGAACAGCGCAAGCGCATCTTCGACTGCGACCAGCACATGTACGAGGAGCGGGACTCCTTCACCCGCTACCTCCCGAAGGAGTTCCTCGGTGCGGCGGTCGCACCGGTGACCCTGCCGGACGGGCGGGAGGTGATCCTCGCCGGGAACCGGATCGTCGTATGCCTGGAGCCGGAGTTCGGGCAGGTCTACCGTCCCGGTTCACTGAAGGAGATGCTCAAGGCGATGGCCTCGGGCAACCCGGAGGAGACGTACCAGTTCGAGCCGATGCACGAGTCGTACCAGAACCGCGACGCCCGGCTGCGGGTCATGGACGAGCAGGGCCTGGACCAGACGATCATGTACCCGGGCGGCTGGGCGCTGGTGGCGGAGGAGTACGTGAGCGGCGTCGAGCCGCTCTACGCGAACTACCACTCGTTCAACCGGTACATGAACGAGGTGTGGGGCTTCGACCACCAGGGCCGCATCTACGCCCCCGCCCTGCTCTCGCTGCGCGATCTGCCCAGCGCGGTAAAGGAGCTTGAGTACGTCCTGGAGCAGGGCGCCCGCTTCATCCTG
The sequence above is a segment of the Streptomyces asoensis genome. Coding sequences within it:
- a CDS encoding DUF2889 domain-containing protein, with protein sequence MTRAESPLHRRTIAVTSYEEEGGDEISVAAELRDERPWAEPSAAVVHRMTLTVRVRLADMVVVAADADMRTFPHAECPLVTPVFDGLVGRSVAAGYNRAIQERFRGVSGCSHLYELTRVLGPAVVQAAMAANARRRDAGEPAHGPRSTAGVLNSCHIWAPDGVGLRKLDAGWLPGTGPRPVPELSTFEPPTDS
- a CDS encoding enoyl-CoA hydratase-related protein translates to MTENPTPVILTEYTDDGVMLLTLNRPDRHNAWTLEMELLYNELFDRAEADPGVRAVVLTGAGRGFCPGMDMSVLDGASSGARPWPTEQLPPRTRPMSFPKPVVAAVNGACAGIGFNQALMCDVRFAVPHAKFAAAFSARGLVAEDGVSWLLPRLVGYGNAADLLLSSRRITGTEALAMGLVNRLAEPEDLLPAALAYATELARSASPYAMSLIKRQLADDQARTFTGSRDRAAALLATAKRAPDYREGVLSFIERRPPEFAGLGETAAVPGGSASRSEPETAS
- a CDS encoding acyl-CoA dehydrogenase family protein; protein product: MDIRYPPETETFRTEVRAFLTETLPADWKGIGALDEGPARDFARDWRRRLAERRYLSLTWPERYGGRGLSKLHQVVLMEELALAGVPFGLPQDTFGVKMLANTLLRWGTEEQKAHFLPRILSGEDTWCQGYSEPDAGSDLASLRTRAVLDKGGAGSEGGEWVIDGQKVWTSGAHHSDWIFVLARTNQDVSPHRGISFLLVPLGRPGVEVRPFRMMSGQLHFNEVFFTGARTRADLVVGGVDNGWAVAQSLLGVERGEEAATNPILFKAEVERLVELARLHGKDRDPVIRQRIAWCWSKVEIMRYLGYRILTGWLKGADPGPESSIAKLYWSEYHTAVTDLAMDIMGLHGQVPVGRPPLRTYRADDPGAANSSASWSTTYLIARSGTIYAGTSQVQRNILAEKVLGLPREPRVTSP
- a CDS encoding FadR/GntR family transcriptional regulator; its protein translation is MAEAARAAVPATVPAPSRNRVGRQVRVPKTAELVAAHLRRQIVRGELKPGDALPPESGLMEQFGISRPTLREAFRVLESESLITVRRGAHGGARVSAPDAEVAARFAGLILEYRGATLGDIYRAAALIEPPCARQLALKHTADDIERLRAALAAEKAVLDDALDLVDAQDAFHALLIELTGNQTLILLCSMLRNIIDRANASYTAGAADADAQKAQALKGHRAHVRLVGLIESGKADEAEKLWQRHISSADDVVNAAGPKTVLELLD
- the fabG gene encoding 3-oxoacyl-ACP reductase FabG yields the protein MGLLDGRNAVITGGAQGIGLEIAAVLGAEGAAVVLGDIHEEAAARAAERLAERGVAATSLRCDVTDEDEVAALVAHCTDTFGPVDVMVNNAGITRDATLRKMALADFRAVVDVHLTGAWNGTRYAAEAMRAHGRGGSIVNISSIAGKVGNFGQTNYSAAKAGLVGLTKASAKELAKAGIRVNAVQPGLIRTAMTEAMPEAAWDAKLAEIPLGRAGEPAEVAQVVLFLASDLASYVTGAVVEVTGGRYM